A part of Manduca sexta isolate Smith_Timp_Sample1 chromosome 10, JHU_Msex_v1.0, whole genome shotgun sequence genomic DNA contains:
- the LOC115448293 gene encoding probable G-protein coupled receptor CG31760, which translates to MGGPRRMSSALLLPFALLSLPHTDAANITTYREEIESSLRLVHAVATGATGALCVTHRYGRLRAPMHTARWDTTRARADLAANLLHQLGLETAEVLMAVSQGLVMGASPTERAVGSRALALRSDGVVNSAVAWERYGSAEPIAVVSPQLEKPPDPEYPWYVSAHESDTLRSPKFMPSSPGATMEGWWTYPYYSCEAKRWLLSYTVPVSTIRGLKGIVSLDIDISSLEINQCEDIAEDENDNQIYSFHGTHKCPNETTYCEYRPNREVSARRAGWARGSYICRCRQGYYSIHHPEGFNGSLVEVAYQEFEENGLENWSEPYECLKCQPGCETCRGPQPCLATYNWPFRISLLVISVSCAGLTVCLTIYTHHHRRVKVFRVASPVFLSITLLGCAIMYMEMAAIFPVLDMYSCIATKWTRHMGFCITYTALLMKTWRVSLTYRVKSAHKLKLTDKQLLQWMAPILLIMLVYLGTWTLSAPPDAEEITDNKGLKFKQCTYNWWDHSLAIGEILFLLWGVRVCYRVRHAESLYNEAKLISFAIYNIFTVNSLMIAFHLLILPRAGPDIKYLLGFIRTQLSTSTTVLLVFLPKVLRVARGTGDTWDSRARARGVPASSSLNGIGLVPDDPPDLYQENEELKEEVQKLAAQIEFMKIVQMEMHNRHLRPRPGGYFTANANMPAPQSPMHPKSVNVSQESAEWSGPV; encoded by the exons ATGGGGGGGCCGCGGCGCATGTCCAGTGCGCTGCTGCTGCCCTTCGCCTTGCTCTCGCTGCCGCACACAGACGCCGCCAACATTACTACATATCGC GAGGAAATAGAATCATCACTACGGCTTGTGCACGCGGTGGCGACCGGCGCAACTGGAGCATTGTGCGTCACTCACCGGTATGGACGCCTACGGGCTCCGATGCATACCGCCAGATGGGACACCACGAGAGCCAGGGCAGACCTCGCCGCTAATCTGCTGCACCAACTTGGACTGGAAACTGCTG AGGTTCTTATGGCAGTTTCTCAAGGATTAGTGATGGGAGCTAGTCCTACGGAACGGGCAGTAGGGTCACGTGCATTAGCTTTGAGGTCCGATGGAGTGGTGAACAGTGCCGTGGCGTGGGAACGATATGGATCTGCAGAGCCTATAGCTGTCGTGTCTCCACAGTTGGAAAAGCCGCCTGATCCTGAATATCCTTG GTACGTTTCTGCCCACGAAAGTGACACGCTACGTTCTCCGAAGTTCATGCCGTCATCCCCTGGTGCGACTATGGAGGGATGGTGGACTTATCCCTACTACAGCTGTGAAGCTAAACGATGGCTGCTTTCTTATACTGTCCCTGTTTCTACCATCCGTGG ATTGAAAGGCATCGTATCGCTTGACATAGACATATCTAGTTTGGAAATAAACCAATGCGAGGACATAGCTGAAGATGAAAACGACAACCAAATATATTCATTCCATGGAACTCATAAATGTCCCAATGAAACTACTTAT tgtGAATATAGACCGAACCGTGAAGTGAGTGCGCGCCGCGCCGGCTGGGCACGCGGCTCGTATATTTGTCGATGTCGTCAAGGATATTATTCTATACACCACCCAGAAGGATTTAATGGCTCCCTCGTTGAAG TTGCCTATCAAGAATTTGAAGAAAATGGACTAGAGAACTGGAGCGAGCCCTACGAATGTTTAAAATGCCAGCCGGGGTGCGAGACGTGCCGCGGCCCACAACCATGTCTAGCTACTTACAACTGGCCCTTTCG GATATCTCTATTAGTGATTTCGGTGAGTTGTGCGGGACTGACTGTATGTCTCACAATCTACACACATCACCACCGTCGGGTCAAAGTGTTCCGTGTCGCCAGTCCTGTGTTCCTCTCCATCACACTGCTTGGCTGTGCTATTATGTACATggag atgGCAGCCATATTCCCAGTTCTGGACATGTATTCCTGTATTGCCACAAAATGGACTCGTCATATGGGCTTTTGCATCACTTACACTGCATTGTTGATGAAAACATGGAG AGTATCCCTGACATATAGAGTGAAGTCAGCACACAAACTGAAGTTGACTGACAAACAACTTCTCCAGTGGATGGCGCCTATATTACTTATCATGTTGGTTTATCTAGGCACTTGGACACTGTCTGCACCGCCCGACGCGGAGGAA attacaGATAACAAAGGGCTGAAGTTTAAACAATGCACATATAATTGGTGGGATCACAGTTTAGCTATAG gtgaaatattgtttttgcttTGGGGTGTGCGCGTCTGTTATCGTGTGCGTCACGCAGAGAGCTTGTACAATGAGGCGAAACTGATCTCCTTCGCCATTTACAACATATTCACTGTCAACTCACTGATGATTGCTTTCCA tttactAATCTTGCCAAGAGCTGGTCCAGATATAAAATACCTCCTCGGTTTCATAAGAACCCAACTGTCGACATCGACTACGGTGTTGCTTGTATTTTTGCCAAAG GTGCTGCGCGTGGCGCGCGGCACGGGCGACACGTGGGACTcgcgcgcgcgcgcccgcgGCGTGCCCGCCTCCTCCTCGCTCAACGGCATCGGCCTCGTGCCCGACGACCCGCCCGACCTCTACCAGGAGAACGAGGAGCTCAAG